The Eriocheir sinensis breed Jianghai 21 chromosome 4, ASM2467909v1, whole genome shotgun sequence genomic interval CggataacaaaatacacacagctTCGTCTGCCGAGCTGGGGAGGAGGAACGTTGTGGCAGTTGTGGCACACCGTTGGCACCAAGGAGACTCTTAGTTGGCACTGCACCCTGACTCACCACCAGGGACTCGATCAGTGACTCACACGGGCCAGTCAGTGCTTGGGAGGGGGAATCTTAAGCCCGCCCGTGATTCAGTTTGGCTCGTCTCCTCCTGGCCATTCCTCGTTCCTGGCCCTCCGTGGATTAACTTGGCCAGGTTTTGTGTTTACCAGGGCCAGTCAGTGCTTAAGAGTGTAAATATTTGGCCCGTGATACAGTCTGGACATCCTACTCTTGAAACTCCTGGACATTCCTCGTTCATGGCCCTCCGTGGACTAGCTTGGCCAGGTCTTCGTGCATGCCAGGTCCAGTCAGTGCTTAAGAGTGTATATCTTGGCCTGAAGTGAGTCGTGTTGGCCTGTAATTCACCTTGGCCACTCCTACTTCTGGCCATTCCTCTTCCCTGGCCCCCTGTTACACTGCCCAGGACCTACCTTAGTCAGAGCCCATCCTTGTGATCCCTGGCCACCATTGACACTCTGGCCCATGATGCAGTGACCCCTGGCCAGTCCTCCCTCCTGACCCTATGGCTAACCTCACTGGCCATGGTTGGAAGCTCCGAGCAGTGTTTCACATTACCCCTCCTATGCATGGCCATCATAGCCATAACAAGAACCAACTCTAGTGTGATTTTGCATTAGTTTGGGGTCTGCGTTGGCCATATGTAAAAGTCTCTTGGCCATGGTGATTGGCGCTGGCCAGAGACAGTTGTGATAAGTGTTTATTGACCTCGAGCTGTGATGTACCCCGGCCATGGTGATGTGTTCTGACCATAGGTGTTAGTGACAAGTGGGCGTGTGTTCGCGTGTGTGTATAGTGCATTTGTGGCCTATGATGTAAGTGTGCTGTGCTGTGGGGTGAGCCGACTGACTGAGTGTACTTGGCCAGTCAGGCTGTAGGGACCGTCTGTTACACGTACCTAACCCTGGAGGGTCAGACAGCCCAGACGTCTCACATCATCATTACTGCATGTGTATAGGGTGAGTGTTGCCTCATTTTTTAATGTGAGAATGTGTTAAAATGGCATATCTACTATGTACTATATACCATgcaccctgccccctccctcatcccatatgccccaccccctccctcacctcatatgccccgtttcctccctcttcctctctccagtgTAGTGTCACTTTAATTCCATCTTCTGTTTCTGTTAATTTTTTATGTGCTGATTAACCTCAATTTCATGTTCTAGGTGATTATGTATTGCTTCTATGCTTGGGAAATGAAGGAACAGTCCTTGCTAATGCATCATAACAAAGATATTAAACTCTGAAATATATGCACCAGGAGAGCCCATTAGCTCCCAGGCTTGCCTGTTAGACCCACCCACTGCTCTATTGGTACCTAAAGTAATTGTTCTGTAtatatgtctttgttgaatttgAATTCATATAACTTAGCTTCCTACCTGCGAGAAGGGTGATATAGTTACCAACACTACAAGAACCAAGGCAACAATACATCATCGTTTCAAAGGTTTACCCCCAGACTTCATTGACTTCATCGACTCTCTTACCACCAGAATCTTAGTGACATCTTATGCTCTAGTTGTCTTAGATTTGCATGTCTTTCTTCATGCATTCCCCAGTATTTATGAGTATCCACTTGTTTGTAAAACATTCATTGTTTTGAAGTCTCATTGTGTCATAGTATCCTGCCTTACTGAGGGGGTAATTTAAGATCAGATAAATAATTAATTTGGAATAGTTCGGCAATAATGATTCATGAAATTGAATCTTATTATTAATGAGTTATCTCACTGGTTATCTCACTGATAGTTTTCCCTGTCCTTGAAACATGATTGAGAAGTGACCAGCAGGAAGCCATACACTTCATAATGTCAACCTTCAAGTTTATAAACTGTCCACTTTGTGAAGCAAATAATTCTGAAATAACTACTACCGGTATTtcaattttttcttcatcaaaTCAGATTCCTTATAACTTTTTTGTCTAATTTGTTTAATCACTTGCATTTCTAACAATGCAGATAGCTAGTAATATTTCTTAACACAAAGCTGTGAAAAAATGGAGAGCTACTTGTGTATACATGTTTTTTATTACTCTATTtcattgtgttgctttgtgttagCTACTGTTCCCTTGATAAGCTGCTGCACTGCTCATCCTAAGCCACTGCTGTGTGACCCCCAGACTGAATGGTCAGTGTGACCTGAGGAGCGCATGAGATGGCTGAGGATGGCGGCGGAGCGCCATCTGGCGCCCTGCCCGACCTGGTAGCTCAGTGCTACTACCGCTATGGCCTGTTGGTGGCCACACATCCCAAGAAGGTCATCTTCCttgccttcacttccttcctcatacTCTGGTAGGTGCTCTTCAGCCCCTCAAACAATAGTTGGTTCATTTATGTTGATAATAACAACATCCTCAAATCATTTGTTCATTTGATGTCAGTACATGTTGTTTAAAGAGAAATGGCATGTGCAGCCACACTAGTTAGCATTAACATGCTGCCTTTCTCCCTTTCAGCACCCCCTTGTGGCACCTGCCTCTCCCCGGCTACCTACCCCAGGAATATGCCACGTCACTCTTCAACTACAGTGTACCTCCCCCTGCCCCCGAGGGAGGCATCCGGCTGGACCCCTCCCCGACCCCTGTCCCTCTGTGGTACCAGGGCCCACCCCTCGCCTACATTCTGCAGGTGAGGAAAATACTGGACTGGGGGTGAGGactgttcctcttttctcatgCATAACAATCAATGGGTATTCTCATCTGAACTGCACCATTTCATTTACTGAGATCActatatggaagaaaaagattgtttaagattttctattaAATGCTAATTTTTTGGAGTTAATGAGTCACAATAGACATTAAAGATAGTAGAGGGTAGTAAGGTCAGGGTTCAGTTGTTCCCAaagaatcaccatcatcattgcgAGCATGATTTTAGATTGTGGTGAAGAGCGGCGTGGTGCCATGGCAGGAGGGACTGACCATCAGCGACAGTTACCGAGGTCCTCTCTCCACTGTGTTCCACCTTGCCCAGACCATCAGCAACTACCACCTTCAGCACAAGTAAGACCTCACTGCTGCTGTGTTGTCAGTGTATCAAAATGGAGTGCTGACTGCAATACACACATTATAAGAAGACTCCCAgaggccagttgacctacacatggcagctcctggaACACAATTGCTCACCATTTGCCTCCCCGTCCATAAATCTGTTTTACCTCCTCTTGAAGtttgcagtttttttttacattaactttttcttttttctcttgacaGATTTTACCTATGTTGTACTTGAATTAACTACATATACTTAAtttgtttcattcatccattACCTTACTTGTCAATCAGTTCTTGACTATCCCCTTCAACCAGAATTTGACCACCTTTTGCCTGTTGCTGGGAGATCAGTAATCCTTTTTTTTAGTATAAATTTTCCAACATTCCCATTATAGATCACTATTATCCATCAGTTAGATCACCCTGCAGTCTATGCGTATCCAAAAAATACTATTGTTATGCCATACCTTACAGTGAGAGTGTGACACTAGGCAGTGAGTGTCTCCTTATTGAGGGTGTGGTGAAGAAGATGCAGTCGGCAGGCCAAGTGCTGCCTCACTACAACTGCCTCATGCTCTCCCCGGCTGACTTGTGGTCCCGGAATCTTCATACCTTTGTGCAGGACCCTCACATCCTTCTGACTGTCAAATCCCTCATGGTAAGTTGTCCTCAGATTAAAAACAGCAAAGGATAGTAGCAAGATTACAGGACTAATgcaataaagagagggagggaaggaaggatatatagTATCTGATGCATTGTTACCCTAGGAAGAAGAGTAACTAGGGAATACAAGTGAAaatgaagcagagagagaaatagaatgaGAGACAGGCAGATATTGAGACAAATAGTGCTTTGACCAACTGCCTTTTTAGTGGTGAATGGGTGATGATTGTGTGGtgccttcccccccttctccagGCCAGCTATGAAGGACAGACCAACGTAGCGGACATCCTCTTCGGTGTGCCTTCAAGGGAGAGCGGCTTCCGGCACAGCAGGAACCCAGAGCGCGTCATCACCTACGCCGCCACACTGGCCCTCAAACATTACAATGAAGAGTAAGTATTTATTATGGGAATGGAGATCAAGGATTAGGGAAGAAGAAAGCCTATAATATTCTTTCCCTATAAAGAAAGATAATTTAATTCCTTTGATGTCTATATATTCTCCCATTGAAAGAGTAAAAGGTTGTAAGGATGAGGAAATGCAGATGTAGGAATATGTTTAGAGTTGTGAGCTCTTATCATTTCTTATCTTGCAAATGTGTATGGAATATCATGCTGAGCTCCTAGAATTcactttcaattatttttttgtaattctGAGAGCACAGCCTTGAAATTATCTTGAACTAATCTACTCACAGTTCTGAAGCCTCATTGAATTCACATTTTCATTGTTGTGAGAGCTTATTAAATACACATACATGTATACTTAGTTTTTGATTGTCTATTACTTGTTTGACATAATGTAGTATGCATGCAATAAAATTCTAATTCTTCCCGAGCATACATCAGCGGCCTCTGTCCCGGCAGGTTTGTGAGTGGCCTGGAGCAGGAGCTGACGTCCCGCTACCCCCTGCACCAGCCCGTCAAGCCAGGCCGGGAGGAGGTGACCCATGTCTACTTCCCATCCCGCCTCTCACTCTGGGAATTCCTGCTCATCATCTTCTATTGTGTCCTCTTTGTGTCCATTTACTTCTCTATTCTGAAGATGGATATGTTCAAGAGCAAGTTAGGGATGGCCATCAGTGTCCAGGCCACCCTCATTGCCTCCCTCTGCGTCTCGGTGGGTTGCTGCGCCTACTTTGGGCTGCGGCCACTGCACAGCAAGGGCAAGTTTGTGTACCCTGTGCTGGCTGGACTGATTGGGTTTGAGAACAGCATGGCCTTGATGCGTGCTGTGTTACAGACTCCATCCCACCTGGACACTAAGATCAGGGTGGCACAGGGGCTGGCCCGGGAAGGGTGGACCATCACCAAGTACTTCCTCACAATGATCACTATCGtcaccatctctttcttcctcttcattcccctggTGCAGGAGTTCTGCATCTACGGCTCAGTGGTGCTGCTGTGCGACCTCTCCACGCAGCTCATCTTCCTGACGGCAGTGCTGTCCATCGACCTGCACCGCTACCAGGATTCAGAGGACCAGCGCAAGCCTCCCCTGGTGGGGAGTGCCATGCCCTCCCACAACCTTCTGTTCCGCTATCAACCTCCTGGCCCCACTTCAGGTCTCAGGATCCTACCTGGCAGCTCCGGGTCATGTGGGACATCTGTGCCCAACCTGCACCGCCGGGCTGCCCCAGGAGGCTCCTCTGTGGACTGCAATGGCCAGGACCGTGTGGCCCGGCCTCAGCCCAAGCCCCGGGGCCCAGAGACTATGCCCAGACGACTGCGGGTTGCCTACTTCCTCGCCAAGAAGCGCATGTTTCAGCGCatgttcatgtgtgtgtttgtcgggTGGATTGCCTTCATGGTGTACAGCTCGGGCCTCATCGAGCACTTCTCTGAGCCGGCTGAGGACCTGCGGCGCCCGAGGGACCTTCCCTCCGTCATATTCTCCCTCACCAACCGCAGTAGCCACCTCTACCAGCAGGTTGTTCCTCCAGATCCCAGCCAGACCCAGCCGCCCTCCAGCCTGGCCTCCCAGCCCCCCTCGCTTCCACCGTCCACAGCTAATGACACTGCACCAGGCCAGGACAATGGCCTCAAGCTCCTGAAGCATCGCACCCGCTCATTGCTGCGCAgactccctcactctcactggCCAACACTGTTCAGCTACTACAACATGAGCATCACTGGCCACTACTTGAGCCTCCTGCCGCCCATTCTGTTGTCCCTCCCCATTACTCctgaggaggcgagggaggtgcACAACCCCACCGACCCCAATGTGGGACCATGGACGCTGCAGCACGgtgagcatcacacacacacacacatctttctcaTCCCAATATTTCTTCcataatgaaaaaacaaaacactaaGGCATGCATTTACACTTACGTGCCATTTAATTGTCCTTCAGTGAATTATTATAAACTTGATCTCTTCCCCAACAGAAAGCTCAGAAGACGACGAGGTTTCCTGGCAAGAAGAGTCTGCCTTCATACCCTCATCCACTGGAGAGCTGTTAGTGACGGCTGTGTTGATGATCCCGGCGGTGCTGTGCCTGGTGTACGCCATGGTGGCCTTTTACCACTGCGTGTGCTCCCGGAACTATGCTGAGTGGCGGGCCTCCTGGTGGGGGCAGGAGGGCACCAGCGATGAGTCTGCTCAGGTAACTAGGCCAATTCTGTGAGGGAGAGGCAAGTTAGGTAAAGTTTGGAGCATATGCCAAGCCAGATGTGGCCCTTGAGGATGGATCGAGGCCTATTATTGGGATAGCCTGTGAACACCAGCTCCAACTACATAGGCATGTGGCATGCTACCCATAAGTCAACCCTGCTCACCGGCTTGTTCCTGTAAGAGAGTCCTGAGTGCAGGAGGCCAAAGGAGCCTGCCCACAAAGCTCATGGCTAGATTAAGTTGAAGGATCTTGTTGGGAGATACTTGGTAAGAGAAAGGTGTGTGCATGGTGACTTGCTTGAAGGAACCCATGGGGATGTCATCGTAGGGTAGGCAAGGCAGTGTGCCCCTCAGCATATGCCAGTATTGATTGACTCATACCTATGTCTCAGAGCTCAAGTGCTTGGCCAAAGCAGAAGTCTTTTCTTTCCCATACAAATTTTCATCTCACATACCCCATTTCTCTCCTATCACCCTTCCTCTAAGATTATTTAAATTTCTCTCCTCACATAATTCAGGGAATTGGTTGCAGAATGTGTCACCATAACTGGATAGACTCAACtgatgtctttcttttccttacccgtCTTTAGATCATTGGTGATGCATTGCCACTGGTGCTGGCCGGCCACCCCCATGATGTGGAGTGCATGTGTACTGATGGGCAGGTGTTGGTGTCGTCCTGCCTGGCGGGGGTCATCCGGGTGTGGGACCCCAGCACGGGGGAGTGTCTGGCCAACATCAACCGTCAGAGGTGAGCCATCCAGGAGGTCCATCTGTAAGGCCATCCCATCTCAGACCCTCCTTGGCATTACCTTTCACTGTACAACATATTTCATCTTGAAGCTTAAAAACTTGAGTTTACTGAAAAAACTTGTCGTCAAATAAAATACCGTATAAGATGCACTCAAGGTCATCTTTATAATATGAACCTAAAAATCAAGGCAGCAGGCATACTTGTTGTCTTCGATTAGTTGTACCTCATTGTCTTGAGCATCAATTTGCTCTCATTTGCTCAGAATGTGATTTCATGAAAACTTGGATGTTCACTAATGTGATTTCCTTATGTTAAAACCTTGTTTCAACAGT includes:
- the LOC126981647 gene encoding sterol regulatory element-binding protein cleavage-activating protein-like; the protein is MAEDGGGAPSGALPDLVAQCYYRYGLLVATHPKKVIFLAFTSFLILCTPLWHLPLPGYLPQEYATSLFNYSVPPPAPEGGIRLDPSPTPVPLWYQGPPLAYILQIVVKSGVVPWQEGLTISDSYRGPLSTVFHLAQTISNYHLQHNESVTLGSECLLIEGVVKKMQSAGQVLPHYNCLMLSPADLWSRNLHTFVQDPHILLTVKSLMASYEGQTNVADILFGVPSRESGFRHSRNPERVITYAATLALKHYNEEFVSGLEQELTSRYPLHQPVKPGREEVTHVYFPSRLSLWEFLLIIFYCVLFVSIYFSILKMDMFKSKLGMAISVQATLIASLCVSVGCCAYFGLRPLHSKGKFVYPVLAGLIGFENSMALMRAVLQTPSHLDTKIRVAQGLAREGWTITKYFLTMITIVTISFFLFIPLVQEFCIYGSVVLLCDLSTQLIFLTAVLSIDLHRYQDSEDQRKPPLVGSAMPSHNLLFRYQPPGPTSGLRILPGSSGSCGTSVPNLHRRAAPGGSSVDCNGQDRVARPQPKPRGPETMPRRLRVAYFLAKKRMFQRMFMCVFVGWIAFMVYSSGLIEHFSEPAEDLRRPRDLPSVIFSLTNRSSHLYQQVVPPDPSQTQPPSSLASQPPSLPPSTANDTAPGQDNGLKLLKHRTRSLLRRLPHSHWPTLFSYYNMSITGHYLSLLPPILLSLPITPEEAREVHNPTDPNVGPWTLQHESSEDDEVSWQEESAFIPSSTGELLVTAVLMIPAVLCLVYAMVAFYHCVCSRNYAEWRASWWGQEGTSDESAQIIGDALPLVLAGHPHDVECMCTDGQVLVSSCLAGVIRVWDPSTGECLANINRQSQARPGKREGSPDDGEEVHSDYESGSPRSQHGDYSYMHRASTDNDRSICSCGPMGEEDDSDPEGPDVQELTRSQSSGLFHSFPDLSPAIDLHFHQSSHSTGSPSSNPFSHFERYYQEHRQRRARKTSECIEQAGRCLAGHSSTEHLLASREGRNMSSGSISAPSLLGQVSLEGEELPPIWCLECQNALVLVGCGSGRVEVWDMYSCLLKCVYEDKTRAGGVTSMRMSGNRVMVARLTGVVDMLLLEAATTVTTPASTPTTAPTASPLHHQHADGAAAFPIQHNYQYPRRPGHSRGGSGSGWTFNYDEALRLVRYAGMRAHQQPITVMTCDHMRLITGAHDHTLKVFSMADGSALFTLHGHCGPITSVFMDGGSLEALGSEGEVAVDLGVGAIIGSGSQDGMLCVWDVGTGACVYSVQAHHGAITTLTCTTSYILSLGEDDKLCVWERFQGHLLNTLQMTQMYCTSMVMLTNKLLITSRQGSLTVWDITSGTPVRVVRLGDRDESVFIRHLMPVADTIVCDYGNQLRVVRLPVAEKYD